The DNA window GATTATGCCCCGGCCCGCTGGAACCTTCGGGGGCTCTGTATCCTCGGGAGGTTTCCTCTACTTCGGAAAGAAAACCGAGCTGGCGAGTTTCCTTAGGCAGTCGAAGGTTCCCGCCCTCGTGTTCACAAGGGACCCATGGCTCTACGAGGGCCTTGAGAACGTCCAGACAGTCTGGGTGACCAACGCAAGCGATGAAGGCGTTGCCCCGACGAGGATTCACGTCCTCCTCGACATAGCCGTCAACTTCTTCAGGAAGGGCGGGAAGCTGGTTGCCATAGACTGCGTTGAGACGTTGGTTCTCTACAACGACTTTACATCCATCTTCAGGTTCCTCACAGCTTTAAAGGATCACGCCTCGAACTTCAAGGCCATCGTCCTGCTGGTTCTTGAGAAGGACACCCTTGAGGCCCAGCAGGAGAGGCTCCTGAAAAGGGAGTTCTATGAGATTGAGAACCTCAAAGAGCTCATCAAAACTTCTTCTTGATTTTTAGGGTGTACTTCGGGTATATCTCCCTTGTGAAGCGGACGAACTTTGCCTTCCTCGGGGAGAGCCTTATCTCTATCTCCGTGTCCGGCGGGAGGTAGGTGTAGAACTGCCCGTCTATCGCGAGCACGAGTTCCCTCCTTAGGGATACGTTCCTGACGGTTACGACGCTCTTTGATGGAACTATCATCGGCCTTGAGCTGAGGGCTATCGGTGCAAGGGGGGCTATAACTACAACGTCAAGCCTCGGGTCAACGAAGGGCCCACCGGCGCTCATGGCGTAGCCCGTAGAGCCCGTTGGAGTCGATATTATCAGCCCGTCGGCCCTTATCTCGTCGGCCATCCCACCGTCGAC is part of the Thermococcus sp. genome and encodes:
- a CDS encoding DUF835 domain-containing protein, whose product is MGLRVSPFILLIDIILLIFIGYATIYALKRVHRYSEPFNRFVTVIAVSMLFATLGRIIDVIDDFYASAYFTPAEQILYFVSIIGVIYGVISYIHAVEMKIMPRPAGTFGGSVSSGGFLYFGKKTELASFLRQSKVPALVFTRDPWLYEGLENVQTVWVTNASDEGVAPTRIHVLLDIAVNFFRKGGKLVAIDCVETLVLYNDFTSIFRFLTALKDHASNFKAIVLLVLEKDTLEAQQERLLKREFYEIENLKELIKTSS